The following are encoded together in the Lactuca sativa cultivar Salinas chromosome 1, Lsat_Salinas_v11, whole genome shotgun sequence genome:
- the LOC111921790 gene encoding protein JINGUBANG: MNLPISIDILSTPLLSTTTTSSSSNTSSDADESPATSHRFIPYNLPKTPSSCSSYRSLSTLTGHDGSVSSLAICGEFILSASHGKDIIVWQQPDLRQFTKFGQGDGSVKALVTAGNKVFTAHQDSRIRVWKVSRSSENIFRLVDTLPTTKDYLGKFMKQSNYVQTRRHHKRLWIEHADSISCLSVHDGLIYSGSWDKTLKVWRISDLKCLESIKAHDDAINSLISSKGIVYSASADGKIKAWGRTEPKSSHSLKGILEGHKDISINSVVVSDDGTVVYGGGSDGYIMGWLGSKDFDSWKSVCEVKAHNMAILCMCIKGEILCSGSTDKSICIWKREIKGLTKIGVVKGHGGPIKCLQASPNSVGSGFLLYSGSLDKSIRVWWIPYYEDGVKTDDSNSSVESTRMIKSV; the protein is encoded by the coding sequence ATGAATCTTCCAATCTCAATAGACATTCTATCAACTCCTCTCCTTTCAACCACCACCACCAGTAGCAGCAGCAATACAAGCAGCGACGCCGACGAAAGTCCGGCGACATCTCACCGCTTCATTCCCTACAACCTCCCCAAAACACCTTCCTCCTGCTCCTCATACCGATCTCTCTCCACCCTCACCGGCCATGACGGATCAGTTTCATCCCTAGCTATATGCGGTGAATTCATCCTCAGCGCCTCCCATGGAAAAGACATTATTGTATGGCAACAGCCGGACCTCCGCCAGTTCACCAAGTTCGGACAAGGAGATGGCTCCGTCAAGGCGTTGGTAACTGCCGGAAACAAGGTCTTCACAGCCCATCAAGATTCAAGGATTAGAGTATGGAAAGTTTCAAGAAGCTCTGAAAACATTTTCAGACTTGTTGACACTCTTCCAACCACGAAGGATTACTTAGGAAAATTCATGAAACAAAGTAATTATGTTCAAACAAGACGGCATCATAAGCGGTTATGGATCGAACATGCTGATAGTATATCATGTTTATCGGTTCATGATGGGTTGATTTACTCGGGTTCTTGGGATAAAACTTTGAAGGTGTGGAGGATCTCGGACTTAAAGTGTTTGGAATCGATTAAAGCACATGATGACGCTATAAACTCTTTAATCTCCAGCAAAGGGATTGTGTACTCAGCTTCTGCAGATGGGAAGATTAAAGCATGGGGAAGAACAGAACCCAAAAGTTCGCATTCATTAAAGGGTATCTTGGAGGGTCATAAGGACATATCCATAAACTCGGTGGTGGTTTCCGACGATGGCACGGTGGTTTACGGCGGTGGGTCAGATGGGTATATAATGGGGTGGTTAGGAAGCAAAGATTTTGATAGTTGGAAGTCCGTATGTGAGGTGAAAGCACATAACATGGCCATTCTGTGTATGTGCATAAAAGGTGAGATCTTGTGTAGTGGTTCAACCGATAAAAGTATATGTATATGGAAAAGAGAAATCAAAGGGTTGACCAAGATTGGTGTGGTCAAAGGGCATGGAGGTCCAATTAAATGTTTACAAGCTTCACCAAATAGTGTTGGTAGCGGGTTTTTGCTCTATAGTGGTAGTCTCGACAAGAGTATAAGAGTTTGGTGGATTCCATATTATGAGGATGGAGTTAAGACAGATGATTCCAACTCGTCGGTTGAAAGTACGAGGATGATCAAATCGGTCTAA